The genomic window tataaatattgagTTTATCAGtgtgtatataaatatgaaattTGATTTATATGTCTTAGCGGATTAGAGGGATTGAGTATATAAAGAAGAGCTTTTTTTTATGACAGAATAGATCGAGAACTTGAGAGGTTTCTCATCTACTGCCTTAAAACTCCGCTAAGTTATATAAATCTGAATCTGTATATATGTGTATGAGGAACCTGTTTTTAAACGGAACTTACTTTGTCCTGGTACTTGACTACCTGTTTTTGTTCTATGGAGCGTTTGTTGCTTTTCTCAACAACGGGTTTTTCTGGTGACGGCTGTTGGTTTTTTGCTGTTGCGGTTGTTCCTGCTACTGTTTTGGGTTGACTGTACCTCACTTTCCTTGGTGGACTTTGTACTTtgtttttgggttttttgttttcggTTTTGCGAAAATTTTGCACTTTAACAAGCGGTTATAATTTCACAAATTTATGATTCAGTTTAGGTAAGTTTCCCTTAAtcatttttaaattgtaaaaataatctTCCGAATAATTgcgtttttaatttcttttttatcaaccttcttttttttctttgcaggtttttcaatactccaattattattattttttatgttttttttttttttaaattttcaactgtttatttaatttttttccaggTTTCGGGTACCCTAATGTAGCAACCGCTTTTGCTTTTTGCACCAGATTTCGAAATAGCTTtttattttactgattttcttgCTTTTTACTTACAGGTTCTTCGGAGCACCTATATCGCTTTTTTCctttgtttaattttatatatatgttatattTTCGGGTTTTTTGTTTTCCACCTTTCTTTTCAGGATTATTatttctcaaatatttttaaaccttttttctCTTTTCAGCTTCCAGCttattttcacttattttttcttatttagcacaattgctagtttttttttttcacacacatAATTGGCTTTTTCGCTGGTTCACTTTTTGGCGCCGAAGGACCATGTTCAAGTATTCACATTAATGGGAGGGGGTAGGGGCAATCACCACTGGCAGGCACTTTCCTTGCTAAATAAGAACACGATATGGTTTCTAATTTCAtacaataataattaattttaatccagttttattttctttgtttcaCGATTTTAGTTCACAAACTTTATTTCACTTcacaagatttttatttttcttatgcaCAATAGGTTTTGGTTGAGTATAGGATTTTACTACTATAACTACTTTAATCTTAACCACTGATAGGTAAATCAACCGCGCGCTCTAAAAGACAACTGTCTGCGCGGCCATCGATGACCGCTCGCTGAGCTGTGCAGTGAGCATACAAATCAACATATACAAAAAAAGGTAAGTAAATAGAAAAGAAGCGGTAGCTTTCCAATCTCTTCTTAAGAGTTTTACATTAGGATTTTAGGGTAAATATGGATATAAATGGtaagtataaaattcaaatttgagTGTAAATTCAGCAATGCAATTTAAGGTAGGTATTAACAGGTCAGTATTTTTACAGGTAAGTTAATCAAATTGGATCaaattttcatccatgtcttcaacaagTGGTgtcaattttcaacaaatttcgtcacttaaatacttcttttttatttccgatatttCAAGAAAAAGCTTCTATGAACTTTGCAAAcccatctcaaaaacgttttcaaaaatttgagaaaattttacctaaatttgaactttttatttggggttcttagaacttttttgagtatacagttttgtagcccagtcaattttagtataacaaagtacaAGATTTTtatttcgcattgatttttgagtatttttttactgaaaagtctttcagattttctttcataaaaaactgtttcacaatttgtatagaagaaaatctcaaacacccttcaaaaaacctcaaaaatcaaCAACATTTTTAGAGACCTATAGCATCCATGTCTCTTGTTATACCAAAATTGATtttgctacaaaattgtatactccAAAAATGCATAGAACCATAAATAAGAAGTTCAAAATTTCGGTAAATtcgtttttcgaaaacgctttcgatattgtttttcatagtttcagttaaaaaaattcatggaagttttttcgtgaattatcggaaataaaaaaaagtatttagttgacgaaatttattaagaattgagactgctatttttctgttcgcaggtgtaagttcattattaaaatgtttgatgtttattAATCTTAAAAACGTGTGCATAAAACACTacctttcattttaaattgctttatatgttaggaaattgaagtacaaattaattttaatttctactagAAGTATGATATGTTTAAACGgttgttttttatgaaattggtggttttaaaaaaatttaaaacagatAGGATCTGTAAATTGCcgtatattttatgaaattgaagaacgaattaatttaaaaaattactaaatgtatgaaatgtttatgctgttatgttatgttattatgaaagaaagtgaataaaacgattgaaaagttgccttaaagttttagctttttttttttgtttaaaaacacattttatttagcttttttgGTGAATCAGGTGAAACAatataaaagtatttttaataatagcGCATAACCACACAGATGAGCCGTTTCTTTGTAGAGTGTCACAAGTACATTTTTCTATGTATCGAATTATTTAGATTGATTATAAACTACCGGTAGAGGTAGGTTACTCTATGTAGAGTTCAGTCTGGATTGTAAACATGTTCAATTTTACGATTATTTTATTGTCAGtgttattattaacaaaaaaactgaaaaagaaatgtcatatttttgccaatgatttagttaaattttttcgaatacgGTTTTAAGAATGCTTGCTTGAATGGAAATACCTGTAGCTTACCAAAATTGTaataagttcaatgatttcgaagaTGTACTTGTGCCAATTTCAATAAACGGTTCAAATATTGTATCCACATTAGAGATATACGACGCCTAgtatgaaaactgaagctacgcggtcatccataatgagctcttatatcataaggccggaaagcagcagttaacatctttcaacttaaaatcggtcgactttcattctaaaatatcgtttcgatttaacgaagactatagAAATCAATGCTGTGAACACAAGCGCCTGCAATTTTTGgtctatatattaaaattttatcaagggtccttctaaaattttaattatgtagatgttccgaggattatacgattttcacccatgagttacgcaatgatatccacttagactgcttatgatttcgagggcggcatccttggccgaataggcACTCCCAACGTTTCAAGGTATTTCTCTGGTGTAGATCGGCAAGCATAgcacgacaaaaacatccgttggaaagtcttcggagctacacctagagcttctaggacagtaacgtcgacgaaggtatgagttcgaagtcgcagtcctatagcttctgtgctgtcatggtgtgagggtcaggaggtgtGGTAGCGGCTGATGGTCggtattgctactgttcgcacatcgggaattgtagctcctaaaaacagccgaaaaaactggaggctacCTGTGCCACTAGaggcatgagtattaaaagaccattaatagcaaccgtaagtcgcctttgtgcgtgaccgccaaggagccacaaactacgcggaaatatacagacaaaagtgtgaccattttatatatctctatttcttttcagcagacgcagcaattccaaagaccgggggtaagttcgaagcctctctggagtaagttaACGagggcaatccctccgcaaggagctactcctgaaaatgtttgaacgatctgcgagattttgaggcaaaaccccggatctttccgaaatggccaaaccgttgatttccttaaatacaaacaaaacctttcctaaatattatttttttaaatagaaatatcaagctttttaaagtaagaataccggagtacgccaccgccgccgataaaaGGATCGGCTTAAACCTCTAATCCACATATACTTACGTATGTAGTTGCTAACTAATTATAAtctcttatttaaataattatatgggactgcatttattacagtttatataatgttatttaactttattttctgcttatcatttttgatttataaCTCATTAGTTTAACAGcaagataaatttaaaatatacattataagtaagtatgtatatgggtataaatttttttcgttatgcggtttttcataattttattattttttgtaaggCTTGGCAACTTTTTATTTAACACCTTTCAAAGCACCTTTGCGCGCACTATTTACGATATTTTTAATGTGACTGTGTGTTTTGCTCGTTTTCtgcaaagaaatttaaaaagaCATATAAATCATAAATCGAACTTGTAATAGATTATCACATATTCATAGTTTTGCTATTTGAGTTATTCTAAGTTGgacataaactttaaaaaataatacatacatacaaagctccagaaaaaaaagtaaaatacttccaaaacaatcccgaaatgttACGAAACTACACGACTCATTTCGTCACAGCGATTTCTTTCAATAACAGAATTCACCCATATTTCAAATTCTTTAGCCACTGATTTGGCTTTGCAGTATATAGTAAACCTAACCTTTTATTTAGCGTATTTCGACTGAGCGGTATATATGCAAACGGATCGAGTTTGCCTTTTTCTTCTTTTCGCCTATAGCTTTCTTTGTTGTTTATTCACTACCTGCATACGCATCACATGCTGTAGATTTTCGCGATTTGTCCGACTTTGCTGAGTAGCCAGACTTCATAAATATTGCATTATTGCTAGCACCACCTAATGGACGATGTATACCCTTGCCATCGGCTATATATTTTGAAGTATTCGTTTTACCCAAGCGCATACTGACGGCATCTGTTGCTTTACGTTTGCGGCTTGTAGTGGGGTGTTCCTCTTCCCAAAGAGTTGACAAATtgttatattattaaaaaaagcagtaatattttataaaatcatAGTACCATACCATCACTGGAGTCAACATCCATGCCACGTTTAGGGGCTTTCTTAATTGTAGTACCAGCGTCACCATCATCGGTATCGTCGCTTGTGCTTCCACTGACATCGCCACCAGGTACAGCTTTATCACTTATAATCAGTCTTCCATCTTCTTCGGGTAAATCAGAATCTGAATCTGCTAGTATGTCATCAATGCTGCAAGAAGATTCAGAATCTTCATCATTGTTCTTATCCTTCTCATTCAACTGTTTTCTATTTTCACGTCGCACTTGCTTCCGTATTTTTTGAGACGTCGATGTGTTACTTTAACATCGCCTGATacaaatttaattaattcttcagcAGTGAaacgtttgcaaagtttttttaacAAATAACCAATTTGTATTCGACAAAAGCGTTTGGTGTCTTTGGCCATAGCTGACATTGATTTaatcttaaattgtaaaaaaagaaaTGTAATCAAACATGGCAAGCAATCCTGTAAGATACTTACAATTGTCTCCAAATGATTTGCAACCAATGGAGTTggcattatttttataaatgttaTTAAGAACGCTACAGCTGCTTCGGCTTGTCCCCGCACTTTTTGCACAAAAAATACTAAAATCTGCTCCATCCTGGCGCCTTCACGCAACAACGTTAGCAACCAGGAACGTTCTAACAGCACTTCACCCTTGCTATTTGTTAGTGGTATTATGCGCAAACAATTTTCCGGCCCCATTGATTGTATTGCTGCAATTATGGAGTGCTCAATTTGTATGCGCATTGAGCTTTGAGTATCACGCAATTCTCTCTGGTCATCCAAGAGAAGAGATCCAAACTGAAAGATTACTACAccttatttctttataatttccttCATTAATTAGTAATTTACAAAATAGTTTTCCGGAGCACTCATTTTGCTTAAATGTTGTATTGCAAATTCCACGAGTTCTACaatgaaaatatgaaaagaagCGCCAAGATAGGTGTTCAAAACACAACAAATATTAAtgatttacaaaaatgttttagttTTCGCGcttaaacaaacaaagaaaacgtcAATAATGAACAACAgttgattttgacagctgaaaTGTTACCAGTGTTGTTAAATACATGCAGGGAAATTTTAACCGAGTTTGGCGTTCTTTTCGTGGTCGCTTAGAATAGAACGCGGCTATTGttaacgttttgtaaaaattacACGATAAAGGCTACTGTCACAATGATGTGAAAGCGCAAAATCTTATGATTTCCAAATGCAAGTATTATAATAAACAAACTGCTACTGCTCCTGTTACCACGGGCAATACGAAATCTTCGCGTTCGCCTAATATAAAGTCCTCAAAATACGATGAGCACTATGAAGAAAAACAACAGACTACAGATAGCGGCAATAGTTCAGAGCAGGAGGCCAATGATGACGATGATGATCCTGATTTTGTTGTTAAACGTAATACGTATGCGGACGACGATGACGACGAAGATGAGGACTTTGATGGTGGAGCAACAACAAACAGCAACAGTGTTGACATTTATGAAACACCAGTAAATCGTAATCGGAAGCGTCGCCCACGCAACATCGTGGAATATAGTGGATCAAATTCggtatataaataaaacaaaatatttgctatttttatattaatacaaTTTAAAATGTATTGCAGGTACGCTCATGCCGACGCCAAAAGAGAAATTCGATCTATGAGGAAATGGTGAAGTCACATTATTTACGCCCCAGCAAAACGTTTTAGTTATTCAGAGTTCTTCAATGAGGATGGTATTTCAGTTAAGGAAGACACAGACAAAGGCAGTTTCATCCGATGAAGATTATGAAGAATTTTTAccaaaatcaaaaatttgtgtCATCAGAATGGGCACGCCATTCCATGAGCGCACACTCTCCAATCGGGTGGCGCCTAGAAACCTAAGGTCCAAATCTGACAAAAAATCTatgaagaagaaaaagttttcatGGGCTGAAGTTTTGTCACAGGATCGCGACCAAATTGCACGCGAACGTGCAGAAAAAGAATTTGACTATGAAGAGGAACTGAGTGAAGTTCAACAACCAGTGGTTCTTAGATATGAGGGTAATCCAACATACGCTATACTTGAAATACAACAGCGCCCAAAAATGAGCGGGCGACTTGGCGATGATAATAGCACACAACATGAGAATGATGACAAACAGTGATGAATGATGACACAGATGAAATGCAAGACAATGAAGAAGAATCTGATGAAGAAAACAAACATGAGGGCAACGACGGCGATGATGAAGACGACGCAGAGACAGATGCAACTGAAGCCACTGAGCCGGACATAAAtggtgaacttaaaaatgtattcTAATTAATCACTCTAATGGCCAATTTGTTCACCGAGTCGTAAAGCGGTCTAATTCTCGATGTAGTTAAATCCCGATTTATAATACAATGCCGTTTACACCTCAGCTAAAACTTTTCAGTTTGTTCACAAAAACTATTAGAATTGAGACCCGTCGTAAACGAGAATTTACGACTTGGCTTTGAGACGCTGACAATATGCTGAATTTTCAGTTTACGACCtgatattgaaaattatttatttgtcaatttcaaataaaaaaatttttcaataccGAAATGACATCAAAGCGCGACGAAAAGAGACAAGGCGGTCTGTCAAAGGTCCGGAATCAAAATTATTCTGAGGACGAAGGGAAAGATGCTTTTGGACAAGCGCACAAATATGCAAAATAACCCAATGAATAATGCAGCATGGTTGAAAGATGAAAAGGAGTTCAGTTCGTCATCAATCTCCAAGGTAATTTGTTTTCCTATTATTTTGTCTTTCCTTTTTCTGACGAGGTCCTATTATAGAAATTCCGATCAGCCAAGAACTTagcaagcaaatttaaaaatattaaagctgCTCTTCGGAAGGACTAAGCTGACAACAAGCTTGCTCGTCACCTCACCGGTGGCGGCGAACCTCCAGAAAATATTGACAAGGTGCTGAGCTACTCGAAGCAGGAATTGCACGCTGCGATTGCTTTAACAATCGAAAGTCTCGATCCAAATGCCGACGATGACGAGGAAGATTTGTTCGCAAACCCAGGCTGTGTGTCCACTTCTGTCGCGAAACCCAACAACATCAAAGACGGCAACGGCACACAAGAGCTCATTTTCGCCATGAGCGAAGAATTAGAAATCTTATACGAGAACGCTGAGCAAAAaatgcctgttgttgttgttttgaaacAAAGTTAACCAGCTCGGAAAACCAGCTCTTACTCATATATCCAAAAAAACTATagggaaacttaattatattAAAGAAACCTCCTAAGGTACACAAGGCTATTCGATTCCAGCTACCAACAAGCTGTGGAAGTACTGTCGAGTTAATCGATCTCTTATGTTGCTCCGCGTACTATTATCACTATATGCAACTGAATTCTGAGATGCAGCCATTTCTTTGCTGGTTCGATCGACTTCGTCGTCAGGTAGGTTCTCGATTGCAATGTTGTGTAGAATCGCACAAGCGACGATAATAGATTGTACCG from Eurosta solidaginis isolate ZX-2024a chromosome 3, ASM4086904v1, whole genome shotgun sequence includes these protein-coding regions:
- the LOC137244257 gene encoding nucleolar transcription factor 1-like; protein product: MISKCKYYNKQTATAPVTTGNTKSSRSPNIKSSKYDEHYEEKQQTTDSGNSSEQEANDDDDDPDFVVKRNTYADDDDDEDEDFDGGATTNSNSVDIYETPVNRNRKRRPRNIVEYSGSNSVRSCRRQKRNSIYEEMVKSHYLRPSKTF